A window of Infirmifilum lucidum contains these coding sequences:
- a CDS encoding DNA-directed RNA polymerase subunit M, protein MEFCPKCGTLMVPKKRQNEVYLVCPNCGYEMKAKDVKGYLTRESVSEEKKTKVSVFDVKSARADEGERDQLREMYEVFLETLEEQEGSSEE, encoded by the coding sequence ATGGAGTTCTGCCCTAAGTGCGGCACGCTGATGGTTCCCAAGAAGAGGCAGAACGAGGTCTACCTAGTATGCCCGAACTGTGGGTACGAGATGAAGGCAAAAGACGTGAAAGGCTACTTGACACGTGAGAGTGTCTCTGAGGAAAAGAAGACTAAAGTCTCGGTCTTCGATGTTAAAAGCGCTAGAGCGGACGAGGGGGAGCGTGACCAGTTGCGGGAGATGTACGAGGTCTTCTTAGAGACGCTCGAAGAGCAGGAAGGGTCTTCCGAGGAATAA
- a CDS encoding ribosome biogenesis/translation initiation ATPase RLI, with product MRVAVVDKALCKPSKCNLECVRFCPVNRAGSKCVWIDESENKARISEELCVGCGICIKKCPYSAISIVNLPEKLSKSLVHRYGPNAFELFRLPIPRESRSLGILGSNGVGKSTSLKILAGVIKPNLGRYESPPSWDEIIDFFKGSELQPYFEKIADGKLRVSFKPQAIDALRKYSITVEEALKKVDERGIAGELIDYLGLSQVRDRPLKHLSGGELQKVAIAATFSKDASAYLLDEPSSYLDVRERLRVANLIRSQVAPGRYIIVVEHDLAVLDYVSDLVSIIYGEPGVYGVVGVVKGARAGINTYIEGYIREENVRFRDYRVEFHEKPPSVEWPTESIMVRWSNLSKRLDGFSLQVEEGAVHRGEVVGVLGPNGIGKTTFVRMIAGELDPDEGWIERLQDIRFSYKPQFLGEISFDGTVRQFLQASSVDTSSTFVQAELLKPLRVHNLLDHNMGDLSGGELQRVLIVSALGKDADLYLLDEPMAYLDVEQRYAVAKVVKRLTAEKGVATIVVEHDIVAIDFLAMTIMVFRGQPGIRGEASSPCDMRKGMNMFLKDMGITFRRDPETRRPRINKPGSWLDRYQREVLKEYYYVVVEEKEDRE from the coding sequence ATGAGAGTTGCCGTAGTCGATAAGGCACTCTGCAAGCCGAGTAAGTGTAACCTGGAGTGTGTCCGGTTCTGCCCAGTAAACAGAGCTGGGTCTAAGTGTGTCTGGATAGATGAGTCAGAGAATAAAGCCAGAATATCAGAGGAACTGTGTGTAGGGTGCGGGATCTGCATCAAGAAGTGCCCGTACTCGGCAATCTCTATAGTCAACCTCCCAGAAAAGCTCTCAAAGAGCCTTGTGCACCGCTATGGCCCAAACGCCTTCGAGCTCTTCAGGCTCCCAATACCCAGGGAGAGCAGGTCGCTGGGCATTCTCGGTAGCAACGGCGTCGGGAAGTCTACCTCGCTTAAAATACTCGCAGGAGTTATAAAGCCGAACCTCGGGAGGTACGAGTCTCCCCCCAGCTGGGACGAAATTATAGACTTCTTCAAGGGATCCGAGCTTCAGCCCTACTTCGAGAAAATAGCAGACGGCAAGCTAAGAGTATCGTTTAAGCCCCAGGCCATAGACGCGCTGAGAAAGTACTCCATAACTGTGGAAGAGGCACTTAAAAAAGTAGACGAGAGAGGCATCGCGGGAGAGCTGATCGACTACCTCGGGCTCTCGCAAGTAAGGGACAGGCCTTTAAAGCACTTGAGCGGAGGAGAGTTGCAAAAAGTGGCAATCGCGGCAACATTCTCGAAGGATGCTAGTGCCTACCTACTCGATGAACCATCAAGTTACCTAGATGTTCGCGAGAGGCTCCGCGTAGCCAACTTGATCCGTAGCCAAGTGGCTCCGGGGAGATACATCATCGTTGTTGAGCACGACCTCGCAGTCCTGGACTACGTTAGCGACCTGGTATCGATAATATACGGTGAGCCCGGCGTCTACGGAGTTGTAGGCGTAGTAAAGGGCGCTAGAGCCGGGATAAACACGTATATTGAAGGCTATATTCGCGAGGAGAACGTGAGGTTCAGGGACTATAGGGTAGAGTTCCATGAAAAGCCACCGTCTGTGGAGTGGCCTACTGAAAGCATTATGGTTAGGTGGAGTAACCTGTCTAAGAGGCTAGATGGTTTTTCACTGCAAGTCGAGGAAGGTGCAGTACACAGAGGGGAAGTCGTAGGAGTTCTGGGCCCCAATGGTATTGGGAAGACTACCTTTGTCAGGATGATCGCTGGCGAGCTCGACCCAGACGAGGGTTGGATTGAGAGGCTGCAAGACATCAGGTTCAGCTACAAGCCCCAGTTCCTGGGTGAGATCAGTTTCGACGGGACAGTCAGGCAGTTCCTCCAGGCCTCCAGCGTCGACACTTCCTCAACTTTCGTTCAGGCCGAACTGCTCAAGCCGCTCCGCGTGCACAACCTACTTGACCACAACATGGGCGATCTCAGCGGCGGCGAGCTTCAAAGAGTCCTCATCGTGTCAGCTCTAGGAAAGGACGCTGACCTATACCTCCTAGACGAACCGATGGCGTACCTGGACGTAGAGCAGAGGTACGCTGTTGCAAAAGTCGTAAAGCGTCTCACCGCCGAGAAGGGCGTGGCGACAATAGTCGTTGAGCACGACATCGTAGCTATCGACTTCCTCGCGATGACAATAATGGTGTTTAGGGGCCAACCGGGGATTAGGGGTGAAGCCTCATCTCCTTGTGACATGAGGAAAGGCATGAACATGTTCCTCAAGGACATGGGCATTACGTTTAGGAGGGATCCCGAGACTAGGAGACCTAGGATAAACAAGCCGGGTTCCTGGCTCGATAGATACCAGAGAGAAGTCTTGAAAGAGTACTACTACGTAGTAGTAGAGGAGAAAGAGGACAGAGAATAA
- the albA gene encoding DNA-binding protein Alba, whose amino-acid sequence MAEVGTVFVGNKPVSSYVLAAVTQFTSGSKRVILKARGRAISRAVDAAELVRRFLGGKVSYGNIKIGSEKVGEPGKERTVSTIEIELVRTE is encoded by the coding sequence ATGGCAGAAGTAGGAACAGTCTTCGTCGGGAACAAGCCAGTGAGCAGCTACGTCCTAGCAGCAGTGACGCAGTTCACAAGCGGCAGCAAGCGCGTAATACTAAAAGCGAGAGGGCGTGCTATTTCAAGGGCTGTTGACGCCGCAGAGCTCGTCAGGAGGTTCCTAGGAGGAAAGGTCAGCTACGGCAACATAAAGATTGGGAGCGAGAAGGTAGGAGAGCCTGGCAAGGAGAGAACAGTTTCGACAATAGAGATCGAACTCGTAAGGACAGAGTAA